Genomic window (Syntrophales bacterium):
CCGCCGGCCATGCGAAGTACATCATTCCGCTCACCCGTGCGGCGGTTGCCGTAGGGGCGCATGGCGCGATCATCGAGATTCATCCGGAACCGGAAAAGGCCCTTTCCGACGGGCCGCAGTCATTGCGCCCCGAGGTTTTCTACCGGCTGATGGACGAGGTAAGGATTATGCAGGACGCCATGCAGAACAAAATAGGGAAGCTGTCATGAGAAAGCTTGAATTAACGCTTAAAAAGAGCCGTGACGACTCCTATCAGATTAATATCGGCGAGGGGATTCTGGACTGGGCAGGGATGACGCTGGGCAAAAGCGGAACCGCCAGCCACTGTGTGGTCGTAACGGACAGCACGATTGACGCCCTGCATGGAGAGCGGGTGCAAAAGGCCCTGGAAAAAGCGGGGCTCCGGATAGAGCGGATCGTACTGCCGCCGGGCGAAGAAACAAAGACGATGGCTTCCGTGCTTGAGGTTGCCGAGCGCCTGATCTCCCTCGGTGCGGACCGGCAAACGCTGCTCGTTGCTCTCGGGGGAGGCGTGATCGGCGATCTGACCGGTTTTGTCGCTTCGCTCTATATGAGGGGCATTCCCTTTGTCCAGATGCCAACTACCCTGCTTGCCCAAGTGGACAGCAGCATCGGCGGAAAAACTGGGGTTGACGCCGTCTCCGGGAAAAATATCCTGGGAACCTTCTATCAACCCCAAGGGGTCTTTATTGATACAGAGTTTTTAAAAACTCTTCCCGACGCGATTTTCCGGAGCGGTTTTGCCGAGGTGATCAAATACGGCGCCATAGAAAATCCCTCCCTTCTCAAAGATATCGAAAAAGCCGCCGGTAAAAACGGCCTTCGGGACTCTTCGTTCCTGACAAGCATAGTGATTGAAGCCTGCCGGATCAAGAAGAGCATTGTGGAGCTCGATGAGCGGGAAGGGGGGCTGCGGC
Coding sequences:
- the aroB gene encoding 3-dehydroquinate synthase gives rise to the protein MRKLELTLKKSRDDSYQINIGEGILDWAGMTLGKSGTASHCVVVTDSTIDALHGERVQKALEKAGLRIERIVLPPGEETKTMASVLEVAERLISLGADRQTLLVALGGGVIGDLTGFVASLYMRGIPFVQMPTTLLAQVDSSIGGKTGVDAVSGKNILGTFYQPQGVFIDTEFLKTLPDAIFRSGFAEVIKYGAIENPSLLKDIEKAAGKNGLRDSSFLTSIVIEACRIKKSIVELDEREGGLRRILNFGHTIGHAVEATSGYKLSHGEAVAIGMAAAARLSEKLHGLPAGDGERIKSVLRAVGFQYMIPAGIDIDAILARLSMDKKAELNVHEGGGKIINFVMIRRLGKPFIQGGIREEILRETLEELSL